CAAGAAACGGATATGAGAAAGATGATTATTGCAGCACTAATGCTGTCGGCTGGTGTACTATCAGCACAGGAAATAGAACCAAAATACGAGATAACAAATAAAATGGTTAAAGCCACGTATTATCATGATAATGGTGCTATAAAACAACAAGGTTTTTACAAAGACGGCAAGCTCCACGGCAAGTGGGTAGCTTATAATGAAGACGGAACAAAACAAGCTTTGGGAGAGTACGAAAATGGAACAAAAACAGGTAAATGGTTTTTTTGGAACGATACTCTTCTTAGTGAAGTAGACTATAACGACAGTAGGATTGCTGATATTAAAAAGTGGTCCAGAGAGGCTGTTGTAGTAAACAAATAAAGCGTTATTTATTATTTGTTGAAAAGGGCTGTAAATTTTTTACAGCCCTTTTTTTATTATCTTAAAAGTAAAAAGCCCCGATTGTATTAAACAATCGGGGCTTTTTTATACAGATTTTTATAGTACTTATGCATCAGCATCAGTACCAATGTCAGAAATTTTGTTTTCGGGTTGCTTTTTTAATCGCAGTTTTAATTTCTGTAACATAAAGAACATTACTGGTACAATTACTAGCGTTAGGAATGTTGCAAAAATAAGTCCGTAAATTACTGTTTTAGCCAAAGGCCCCCAGAATATTACGTTATCTCCACCCAAGTAAATTTTGGGGTCGTAATCAATAAACAGGTTAAAGAAATCAATGTTTAATCCAATAGCAAGCGGTATAAGCCCCAGTATAGTTGTTATAGCGGTAAGCAATACAGGGCGTAAACGCGAGCGTCCTCCTTCTACAACAACTGCTAGGTATTCCTCCTTAGTAAGCATTTCATCCTCATCAAGTCCTTTTTCGGACATTTTACGATCAATTAGTAACTGTGTATAATCAATCAGCACAATGGCATTATTTACCACAATACCTGCTAAC
The Flavobacterium litorale genome window above contains:
- a CDS encoding toxin-antitoxin system YwqK family antitoxin, which codes for MRKMIIAALMLSAGVLSAQEIEPKYEITNKMVKATYYHDNGAIKQQGFYKDGKLHGKWVAYNEDGTKQALGEYENGTKTGKWFFWNDTLLSEVDYNDSRIADIKKWSREAVVVNK